In Erigeron canadensis isolate Cc75 chromosome 1, C_canadensis_v1, whole genome shotgun sequence, a single window of DNA contains:
- the LOC122601707 gene encoding 60S ribosomal protein L30-like yields the protein MVSGKKTKKTHESINNRLALVMKSGKYTLGYKTVLESLRSSKGKLIIISNNCPPLRKSEIEYYAMLAKVGVHHYNGNNVDLGTACGKYFRVSCLSIVDPGDSDIIKSIPGDN from the exons ATGGTGTCAGGGAAGAAAAcg AAGAAGACACATGAGTCAATTAACAACAGGCTGGCACTTGTGATGAAAAGTGGAAAATACACTCTTGGTTACAAAACTGTTCTTGAGTCTCTCAGGAGCTCCAAAG GCAAGTTGATAATAATATCAAACAATTGTCCACCATTGAGGAAATCCGAGATCGAGTATTACGCTATGCTCGCTAAGGTCGGGGTTCATCATTATAATGGAA ACAATGTTGATCTGGGAACTGCTTGTGGAAAGTATTTCAGAGTGTCATGCCTTAGTATTGTTGATCCAG GTGACTCCGATATCATCAAATCCATCCCTGGAGACAACTGA
- the LOC122606091 gene encoding altered inheritance rate of mitochondria protein 25, whose translation MNWIKILQSATRLPKVNSAITTTTGSSPNYYLVNKQQSGVLGVGKILFSKRAGLDKGDTAHAESLVWERKLHLRSCGHVPGNGPNVSRDDLAKMWAEDSKRKAKRNKEKFAWVKVKKASEQEMASILGDSYDSRQFVREPLRSSSPEEAWIKPLLSRSNLLITRDIEWANLTLGFEQENRYAIVDVNNPQVPAGYIREQSNVIARQLLRTRRPFVATITDGSGNELFRVRRPFWWLTSSIYTEVGGKEIGVVHRRWHLWRRIYDLYLGNEQFAVVENPGFWNWTFTLKDINGEVLAEIDRDWRGFGFEVFTDAGQYVIRFGSEADDLVSELSGKIQEFKVHRPLTLSERAVTVALAVSLDNDYFSRHGGWGLPLILVGE comes from the exons atgaaTTGGATCAAAATTTTACAGTCTGCCACTCGGTTGCCTAAAGTCAATAGTGCTATAACCACAACCACAGGTAGCTCACCAAATTACTATCTAGTGAACAAGCAACAAAGTGGTGTGCTTGGTGTTGGTAAGATCCTATTTTCCAAGAGAGCTGGTTTGGATAAAGGGGACACTGCTCATGCTGAAAGTTTGGTTTGGGAAAGAAAATTGCATTTGAGATCGTGCGGCCATGTGCCAGGCAATGGTCCCAACGTGAGTAGAGATGATCTAGCAAAAATGTGGGCTGAAGATAGTAAAAGGAAAGCAAAAAGGAATAAAGAGAAATTTGCTTGGGTAAAGGTTAAAAAAGCAAGTGAACAAGAAATGGCTTCTATACTTGGGGATAGTTATGATTCCAGACAATTTGTCAGGGAGCCTCTGCGGTCTTCATCCCCAGAGGAg GCCTGGATTAAGCCTCTCCTTTCAAGATCGAATCTGCTTATTACTAGAGACATAGAATGGGCCAACCTCACACTTGGTTTTGAACAG GAGAACAGATATGCTATAGTTGATGTCAACAACCCACAAGTG CCTGCAGGTTATATCCGTGAGCAGAGCAATGTCATTGCCAGACAG TTGCTTCGCACGAGACGCCCTTTTGTTGCTACTATAACTGATGGGTCTGGAAATGAGCTGTTTAGG GTCCGAAGGCCATTTTGGTGGTTAACCAGCTCGATCTATACTGAAGTAGGTGGAAAG GAAATTGGTGTAGTTCATAGAAGATGGCATCTCTGGAGGAGGATCTATGATTTGTATTTGGG CAATGAGCAGTTTGCAGTAGTCGAGAATCCTGGCTTTTGGAATTGGACGTTTACCTTAAAGGACATTAATGGTGAGGTGTTAGCTGAGATTGATCGTGACTGGCGAGGTTTTGGTTTTGAG GTGTTCACTGATGCTGGCCAATATGTAATCCGATTTGGGAGTGAGGCTGATGACCTTGTGTCAGAACTTTCTGGAAAG attcaagaattcaaagtACATCGTCCACTGACATTGTCTGAACGAGCGGTAACTGTTGCACTTGCTGTCTCATTAGACAACGACTATTTCTCAAGACACGGAGGCTG GGGACTTCCTCTCATTTTAGTTGGTGAATGA
- the LOC122601697 gene encoding uncharacterized protein LOC122601697, with protein MTTTTALGAGAGPATAFATRNSYPLASPHQKTTFQGVSIQDFKRGVSTSFLKSSDKTLVISRGNKGLDIKARKTAGAAKEIETEVDKPLGLTLGPKPGEGGGVVITAVDGGGNAAKAGLKVGDQVLYTSSFFGDELWPADRLGFTKTAIQAVPDSVYFVVNRGAYVDVKRLPKRPIPPRFGRKLTDAQKARATHICLDCGFIYTLPKPFDEQPDEYLCPQCRAPKKRFAGYDPVTGKTIGGTLPPIGVIIGLIAGLAGVGALLVYGLQ; from the exons ATGACGACAACCACTGCACTTGGAGCCGGTGCCGGTCCAGCCACCGCATTCGCAACCAGAAATTCATACCCATTAGCATCACCTCATCAG AAAACCACATTTCAAGGTGTATCAATTCAAGATTTCAAGAGGGGTGTCTCTACATCTTTCTTGAAATCCAGTGACAAAACTCTAGTTATTTCTAGAGGAAATAAAGGGTTAGATATCAAAGCAAGAAAAACTGCAGGGGCTGCTAAGGAAATTGAAACTGAAGTTGACAAGCCTTTAGGCCTCACTTTGGGTCCTAAACCTGGTGAAGGTGGTGGTGTAGTTATCACT GCTGTTGATGGGGGTGGAAATGCTGCAAAAGCAGGGTTAAAGGTAGGAGATCAAGTGCTGTACACAAGCAGCTTCTTTGGTGATGAACTTTGGCCGGCTGACAGACTTGGGTTCACCAAAACTGCTATTCAGGCTGTCCCCGACTCTGTGTACTTTGTTGTTAACAG GGGGGCTTATGTAGATGTCAAAAGACTACCAAAACGGCCCATTCCTCCTCGTTTTGGACGCAAACTAACTGATGCTCAAAAG GCTCGAGCAACTCATATTTGTTTGGACTGTGGATTCATATATACGTTACCCAAACCTTTCGACGAGCAG CCGGATGAGTACTTATGCCCCCAATGTAGAGCACCCAAGAAGAGGTTTGCAGGATATGATCCCGTCACCGGAAAAACAATTGGGGGGACACTACCTCCGATTGGTGTCATCATCGGACTTATAGCTGGTCTTGCAGGAGTTGGAGCATTGCTTGTTTATGGTCTTCAGTAA